A portion of the Sphingobacteriales bacterium genome contains these proteins:
- the uvrB gene encoding excinuclease ABC subunit UvrB, protein MRFKLHSSYQPAGDQPAAIDQLVRGVSKEERYQTLLGVTGSGKTFTIANVVERTQRPTLVLTHNKTLVAQLYTEFKEFFPENKVEYFVSYYDYYQPEAYVPVTDTYIEKDLSINAEIEKLRLSTTTSLMSGRRDVIVVASVSCIYGLGNPAEYKNQIIRITKGQTLSRNTFLFDLVSILYARTTADFQRGNFRVVGDTVEVFLAYADYAYRITFWGDDIEELESFDPVSGKRIEQMKDIAIFPANIYIAPRDQLPTIIHEIQDELKAHVDYFNSIGRHLEARRLDDRVNFDLEMIRELGYCSGIENYSRFFDRRNPGDRPFCLLDYFPEDFLLVVDESHVTIPQVGAMYGGDRSRKQNLVEYGFRLPSAMDNRPLNFNEFESLLNQVVFVSATPGDYELMKTEGEFIEQVVRPTGLLDPPVDVRPSINQIDDLLHEIQLRIKEDERVLVTTLTKRMSEELAKYLTKLNIKCKYLHSDVDTMERVEIIQGLRLGDFDVLIGVNLLREGLDIPEVSLVAILDADKEGFLRNERSLTQTAGRAARNANGRVIFYGDTITKSMQKTIHETNRRREKQIAYNIEHHITPKTIFRSREDILHRASILDIRQRPETREERKYKEETEKMSFAADEEAAYMTKEQIEKKIALIKKAMQRASQQMDFMEAARLRDEMFKWQERI, encoded by the coding sequence ATGCGATTCAAACTACATTCTTCCTATCAGCCTGCCGGCGACCAGCCTGCCGCCATTGACCAACTTGTAAGGGGTGTTTCAAAGGAAGAGAGATATCAGACACTGCTCGGTGTAACAGGCTCCGGTAAAACCTTTACCATTGCCAATGTGGTGGAACGAACACAACGGCCGACACTTGTGCTGACGCACAATAAGACATTGGTCGCACAATTATATACTGAATTCAAAGAGTTTTTTCCGGAGAATAAGGTGGAGTATTTCGTTTCCTATTATGATTACTATCAACCGGAAGCCTATGTCCCGGTAACGGATACTTATATTGAAAAGGATTTGTCCATCAACGCGGAAATAGAGAAATTGCGTCTCAGTACCACCACTTCACTGATGAGCGGCAGGCGAGATGTGATTGTCGTTGCATCAGTTTCCTGTATTTATGGTTTGGGAAACCCTGCTGAATATAAAAATCAAATCATCCGCATAACGAAAGGGCAAACCCTGAGCAGAAATACTTTTCTGTTTGATCTTGTTAGCATTTTGTATGCCAGAACAACTGCCGATTTCCAGCGCGGCAACTTCAGGGTGGTTGGGGATACGGTAGAAGTATTTTTGGCATATGCGGATTATGCCTATCGGATTACCTTTTGGGGTGATGACATAGAGGAACTGGAATCGTTTGATCCGGTGTCTGGAAAACGCATCGAACAGATGAAAGATATCGCCATCTTTCCGGCGAATATCTACATCGCTCCGCGCGACCAGCTGCCAACCATCATCCATGAGATACAGGATGAGCTGAAAGCGCATGTGGACTATTTTAATTCCATTGGAAGACACCTGGAAGCCAGGCGCCTGGATGACCGTGTCAACTTTGATCTGGAGATGATACGCGAACTGGGATATTGCAGCGGTATCGAAAATTATTCCCGCTTCTTTGACCGGAGAAATCCCGGTGACCGGCCGTTCTGTCTGTTAGATTATTTTCCCGAAGATTTCTTACTCGTGGTGGATGAAAGCCATGTAACCATTCCGCAAGTGGGTGCCATGTACGGCGGCGACCGGAGCAGAAAACAAAATCTGGTAGAATACGGATTCCGGCTGCCGAGTGCGATGGACAACCGCCCACTGAATTTTAATGAATTTGAATCGCTCTTGAATCAGGTTGTTTTTGTATCGGCAACGCCGGGTGACTATGAGCTGATGAAAACGGAAGGAGAATTTATTGAACAGGTGGTTCGTCCGACCGGGCTGTTAGACCCTCCCGTTGATGTCCGTCCGAGCATAAACCAGATAGACGACTTGCTGCATGAGATACAGTTGCGGATAAAAGAGGATGAGCGGGTGTTGGTGACGACGCTAACCAAGAGAATGTCGGAAGAACTGGCCAAGTATTTAACCAAACTCAACATCAAATGCAAATACCTGCACAGCGATGTGGATACGATGGAGCGGGTGGAAATCATTCAAGGGTTGCGCCTCGGTGATTTTGATGTACTGATAGGAGTAAATTTATTAAGAGAGGGATTGGATATTCCGGAAGTGTCGCTGGTCGCCATTTTAGATGCTGACAAGGAAGGGTTCCTGCGCAACGAACGTTCGCTCACACAGACAGCTGGCCGTGCGGCGCGAAATGCCAATGGCCGGGTAATCTTCTACGGAGATACCATTACAAAATCGATGCAGAAAACCATCCATGAAACCAACCGCCGAAGGGAGAAACAAATTGCCTATAATATCGAACACCATATTACTCCAAAAACCATCTTTCGAAGCAGGGAAGACATTTTGCACCGCGCATCCATCTTGGATATCCGCCAACGCCCGGAAACCAGGGAAG
- a CDS encoding T9SS type A sorting domain-containing protein, protein MQKVLYTLLLISCFYVPAKATDCYNGRYKHKVFSDFTLVNNVIYARKQRSDGMWQNLGYDVYLPKNDTVTNRPVVVLAHGGGYIDLLDQKSPDIAELAIDLVLRGYVVFSLEYREEGNPLSLLSEENMVKAVGRSLIDIRDATCSIMDTTINRGNPYGVDYHKVIVGGVSAGAVSFLHAIFLDSLSWMPPQYQQWILQVEPNSQALLDNRYCGANVLGMIGISGAVMDTSWIKPNREYPALLLQHGTADPIVPYNYDRPFHLPMLPYMMGSYLVDKRFQHLGLRSELETWVGYSHVPFLGNDLNLAALFTRNPLALIFNRVVLDSTKRHVANFCYSLIDCIERTTGIRENLMGTNIGVFPNPSNGNFLIQVPNDTRAKDWNLTVFDVAGKEQYLSSYPGNPDFIQIDKQLGSGIYFLKLLFEKDGESFVYTGKIIITQ, encoded by the coding sequence ATGCAGAAGGTTCTTTACACGCTTCTTCTTATTTCTTGTTTCTATGTTCCGGCAAAAGCGACAGACTGCTATAATGGCAGGTATAAGCACAAGGTGTTTTCTGACTTCACATTGGTGAATAATGTCATCTATGCACGTAAGCAGCGCAGCGACGGCATGTGGCAAAATTTAGGGTATGATGTGTATCTGCCCAAAAATGATACCGTTACCAACAGGCCGGTGGTAGTGTTGGCGCATGGCGGGGGATATATTGATTTATTGGATCAAAAAAGCCCGGATATAGCCGAACTGGCAATAGACTTAGTTTTACGCGGATATGTTGTCTTTTCTTTGGAATACCGTGAGGAAGGCAACCCGCTTTCCTTATTATCCGAAGAAAATATGGTGAAGGCTGTCGGTCGTTCGCTGATAGATATCCGGGATGCCACCTGTAGTATCATGGATACGACCATTAACCGCGGAAATCCTTATGGCGTGGACTACCATAAAGTGATAGTCGGGGGTGTATCGGCGGGCGCGGTCAGTTTTTTACATGCAATTTTCTTAGACAGCCTGAGTTGGATGCCTCCTCAATATCAGCAGTGGATTTTACAGGTAGAACCGAACTCACAGGCTTTATTAGATAACAGATACTGCGGTGCTAATGTGCTGGGCATGATTGGTATTTCCGGTGCCGTCATGGATACTTCCTGGATAAAACCAAATAGGGAATACCCTGCACTGCTCTTACAACACGGTACTGCCGATCCGATAGTTCCATACAATTATGACCGCCCTTTTCATTTACCGATGCTGCCCTATATGATGGGAAGTTATCTGGTGGATAAGCGCTTCCAGCATCTTGGCCTGCGCTCTGAACTGGAAACCTGGGTAGGTTATTCTCATGTTCCGTTTCTCGGAAATGACTTAAACCTCGCAGCACTGTTTACCAGAAATCCGCTGGCGCTAATCTTTAACAGGGTGGTGTTAGACAGTACAAAACGCCATGTAGCCAATTTTTGTTATAGCTTAATTGATTGCATTGAACGTACCACCGGCATCCGGGAAAATCTGATGGGTACGAATATTGGAGTATTTCCCAATCCGTCCAATGGAAACTTCCTAATTCAGGTTCCAAATGACACCAGAGCAAAAGATTGGAATCTGACTGTTTTTGATGTTGCCGGGAAAGAGCAATATCTTTCTTCTTATCCCGGAAATCCTGATTTTATCCAAATTGATAAACAATTGGGTTCTGGTATTTATTTTCTGAAATTGTTATTTGAAAAAGACGGCGAATCATTT